In one window of Acanthopagrus latus isolate v.2019 chromosome 15, fAcaLat1.1, whole genome shotgun sequence DNA:
- the dact2 gene encoding dapper homolog 2, translating to MLSRKGSCAGMMSAAAGVDRSRVGERLQAALAGLQELHLLKDRQSEMVNWALRVDREEPVTSVRAGPEGPAMMVMGAEEQRLEATLTALKQQLSRLRKQDVGLKTHLQQLDQQISELKLDVSKASTEQLESDSRPSSGFYELSDGGSCSLSNSCTSVYSECLSSSQTSLLLLPMSPANSSVSPPLQVDVFRRRSADESAAQPNPPRATGVHLGSSRIRASTAGTEQARPRPVSTGDLDRMMAQGLGYYKSVDARKPSVCTNPKTSTVDPKFQCNLVSRSGTEMYHYPSPLHAVALQSPIFSNGNDPALPGLLEGQGPPVNSSGSLQRAQMGYETKTLGYIDKLLLRSLSKIQSETVAETMQTNSDYHRKPTEVATVFPEVAQKEVSILQPLPAKTTNIIPPDSDQKRHCVTYSSQELADNHKQSARAPEVSHRYSYAATMREYSSDEVTTSSLRKNDKPQGECGRLARSTSEKRSGDNQESRPQERNGQRERSVMAHSSSTEESQGFEVHTGHTASPEFVHAKFVPAGSQRVKVRQADRKTKAVKLRRKSSEKHRATRQQHGYSSGERTREGSGGSKGEQKRSGKGKMTQKCTNCHTEERRQGSGSDSSHCSPGLMYTHKVHSKPNPIPAVIKSSKSRRQQSLEYEQAVEQRKRRQGAAKWPSDLEMFQASCAQRQRSRDPHVHAPGNMQMVRSLSARPGQWMGPHQSLRSSMSSNSFLHSLNARYPPAPFHISSQYPPRCESEYSAECASLFHSTIAESSEGEMSDNTTNRFGDSESSQSFQSLSDSDSSLSLDEEDQVDSQGEERGLVWAEAALGPTAAGRPLQQLPRPEPSACRIKASRALKKKIRRFQPASLKVMTLV from the exons ATGCTGAGCAGAAAGGGGTCTTGCGCGGGGATGATGAGCGCTGCAGCCGGGGTAGACCGCAGCAGGGTCGGGGAGAGGCTTCAGGCTGCCCTGGCCGGACTGCAGGAGCTGCATCTgctgaaggacagacagagcgaGATGGTGAACTGGGCGCTGAGGGTGGACCGAGAGGAGCCGGTCACCTCTGTGCGCGCCGGCCCGGAGGGTCCCGCGATGATGGTGATGGGGGCCGAGGAGCAGCGGCTGGAGGCGACCCTAACAGCCCTGAAGCAACAGCTG TCTCGTCTGCGGAAACAGGATGTAGGGCTGAAGACTCACTTGCAACAGCTGGATCAACAAATCAGTGAGCTGAAGCTGGATGTGAGCAAGGCCtccacagagcagctggagagtGACAGCAGGCCAAGTTCAG GTTTCTATGAGCTCAGTGATGGCGGCTCTTGCTCCTTGTCCAACTCCTGTACCTCTGTGTATAGCGAGTGTTTGTCATCCTCCCAGACGagccttcttctccttcccatGAGCCCGGCAAATTCCAGCGTCAGCCCTCCATTACAAGTCGATGTATTCCGCCGGCGTTCTGCTGACGAGAGTGCTGCCCAGCCCAACCCTCCACGGGCCACAGGCGTCCACCTGGGCAGCAGCAGGATCCGAGCAAGCACTGCTGGCACCGAACAGGCCCGACCGAGACCTGTGTCGACAG GTGATCTTGATAGGATGATGGCTCAAGGGCTGGGCTACTACAAATCCGTGGATGCAAGGAAACCCTCAGTGTGCACAAACCCGAAGACATCCACAGTGGACCCTAAGTTCCAGTGCAACCTGGTGTCTCGCAGTGGGACCGAAATGTACCACTACCCCAGCCCCCTGCATGCTGTGGCTCTCCAGAGCCCAATCTTCTCCAATGGGAATGACCCAGCCCTGCCTGGACTTCTAGAGGGCCAGGGACCCCCAGTGAACAGTTCTGGCTCCCTCCAGAGAGCACAAATGGGTTATGAGACCAAGACCTTGGGTTATATCGACAAGCTCCTCCTGCGCAGCCTGAGCAAAATCCAGAGTGAAACAGTTGCAGAGACTATGCAGACAAACAGTGACTATCATAGGAAGCCCACTGAAGTTGCAACTGTGTTTCCTGAAGTTGCACAGAAAGAGGTGTCTATTCTGCAGCCTCTTCCAGCCAAGACCACAAACATCATCCCACCAGACAGCGACCAGAAGAGACACTGTGTGACGTACTCCAGTCAAGAGCTGGCTGATAACCACAAACAGTCAGCTAGAGCCCCGGAGGTTTCGCATAGATACTCCTATGCTGCTACCATGAGGGAGTACAGCTCTGATGAGGTCACCACTTCATCCCTGAGGAAGAATGATAAACCCCAAGGAGAATGTGGTCGTCTAGCAAGGAGCACCTCAGAGAAAAGATCTGGGGACAATCAAGAGTCAAGGCCACAAGAAAGGAACGGCCAAAGGGAACGATCAGTGATGGCCCACAGCTCCAGCACAGAGGAGAGTCAAGGCTTTGAGGTTCACACTGGTCATACAGCTTCCCCCGAGTTTGTCCACGCCAAATTTGTCCCTGCTGGATCCCAGAGGGTCAAGGTGAGACAGGCAGACCGTAAAACGAAAGCTGTGAAACTGAGACGAAAAAGCAGTGAGAAGCACCGAGCGACGAGGCAGCAACATGGCTACTCCTCTGGTGAGAGGACCAGAGAGGGCAGTGGTGGAAGCAAGGGGGAACAGAAAAGGTCAGGGAAAGGAAAAATGACCCAGAAATGTACCAACTGTCACACAGAGGAGCGCAGACAGGGCTCAGGTTCAGACTCCAGCCACTGTAGCCCAGGACTCATGTATACCCACAAGGTCCATTCTAAGCCAAATCCCATCCCTGCTGTGATAAAGTCCAGCAAAAGTCGCAGACAGCAGAGTCTGGAGTATGAGCAGGCtgtggagcagaggaagaggaggcagggggCTGCCAAATGGCCATCTGATTTGGAGATGTTCCAGGCCTCCTGTGCTCAGCGCCAGAGGTCGAGAGATCCCCATGTTCACGCACCAGGCAACATGCAGATGGTCCGCAGTCTGAGTGCCAGGCCAGGCCAGTGGATGGGACCTCATCAATCCTTACGATCCTCCATGTCTTCAAACTCTTTTCTCCACAGTCTTAATGCCAGATACCCCCCAGCGCCCTTCCACATTTCCAGCCAGTACCCACCCAGATGTGAGTCTGAGTATTCTGCTGAATGTGCTTCACTGTTCCACTCCACCATCGCTGAAAGCAGCGAGGGGGAGATGAGCGATAACACCACCAATCGCTTTGGGGATAGCGAGTCCAGCCAGAGCTTCCAGTCCCTCTCGgactctgacagcagcctgtCGCTGGACGAGGAGGACCAGGTGGACAgccagggggaggagaggggtcTGGTGTGGGCTGAGGCCGCTCTGGGGCCCACCGCCGCCGGAAGGCccctccagcagctcccacGCCCCGAGCCATCAGCCTGCCGCATCAAAGCTTCCCGAGCCCTGAAGAAGAAGATTCGTCGGTTCCAGCCTGCCTCCCTGAAGGTCATGACCCTGGTGTAA